The sequence taaaaagcatAGAAGCGGAAACTGAAGCAAAAGCTGCCAACTATTCATAACAAatacaatcaaaaaattaaattagttaattaattaaatatctaAATAATTTCCGTAAATGCTACTAACAGTTTTTTACAATACTTTACGCATAGCCATTCAAAATTCGCAACTAATAAAGCAATAAGGCAATAAGGCTACCAAGCACGCACACATGACGACtaatgtatgcttgtatgtgtgttAGCATAGCAGTAATGCAGTTATATTTACTAAACCTTTGGCCATTTAGTGTTGAACCTGGCATTTTATGGCATTCATAATACGAGAATTGTGTTCATTTTAATCCCAACTAACCCATAGTGTCAATGACAAGtactaacaacaaaaacaatgaagtaataaagtaataaataataattgtaaatagGCGCATTCGATTAGGAAtaacatttgattttatttttttttgttaagatttatgtatttaaaaaattaaatacacaacTAAAGACTTATAATATTTAGCGAACTTGAAAAGttatttgatattaaaaaaaaaaaattgcaaataagaatataataaaaaaaactaaaaataaagaaatattgaaaaaaacgaaattcaacAAAATCATACCCAAAATTAACGAAATTTAGCGTCAAGTGTTTTATTAGCGCAATGGCTTTAATTAGTGAATACAACAACATGCATAAAAGTACGATTAGGAAAAAATGTTCAATGGAATTTTCAAACTATGCTTAAGAACTCTTCATTATTAATGCATACGTACACCCATCTACTTAGTAGTTTAGCCAATTTAATTTACAATAGAAAGTATAATAAACATTTGATTCACAACTAAAATGTGATGAGATTTGAGAGACAACAAACGTGAAATTAGAGTTCGCAAAACCCCAACGCTGCGCCTCCTTAATCTCTTTATcatcattttaatttaaaagtgctTAATTCACttcaattacaaatttaaaCATAGAGCACTTTGCTTTTAAATCATTTTCTATTATATCTACGTTGggtccttgaagaaattgtaaagaaagtaaacgaaagatggcgtaatgaagccacctgcaaaatcgcccgtcaactgtgaCCGACTCTAAATggtaaacgcacagaatctctgctaaaccaaaataaacacagtcttagcactctgattcagtcataacggggcactgcctaataggtagtcACGTCCAAAgtatgggtgtgcaaacacatgacttctgtagaagctgtctagatgaggacgacgAAGTGACCATCTCGCATCTACTGTGCCTCTcgcctgctctatccagacgcatgTTTATTATTctaggtaaacaattttttaatgagttggaagatctcagttctgcagaaatctgATATAcctattctaaaatttttgaaaagcacgcactagttttaggagagatagggacaagctccccacacggcctcacaatgggctatgagcctgagtgtgtcccacaggacaaccgcttcaatctaacctaacctaagcccGCAAAAATGGCTTCTGTAAATaaacacaacaaaatttgtCATATTTTCTAGCCATCTATGTATCCACAATATCCGCTTAATGCCCACCACGACTCCTCTTGCAATACAAAAGGCTCATATCAAAATTGTCCAAGACTTTTTGGCTTAGTTTGGGCTGCATATAATTTATAAAGTGTGTGATTTCGTTCTTCAGTTGTGTAATTGTTTCACGCTTATTGATATAGACCATACTTTGCGCGTATCACCAAGGAATACGTAAGATGATGCATTCTGGGAACTTCATTCAGAATAGAACCATTATTTCATCTGctatgtggcaccgtcttgtttATTATCGCAGTTCATGTCAACTGCTTCAGGTAATAAAAAGTAGCTATTAATTTAAAAGCTCATGCAGCGCATTGTTCTATcgactgcgatattcgccgttgcaagGGTGCAAAGGTCCAAGTATCTTGAGTTCCGCAGAATCTTGAGTTCCACATTTTCTGTGACTAGACCACCAAAACTTTGTTTCAAAAAACTGATAGCTTATCCCTTTGTCCATTGTATTTGGACAGAGCTCGAATCACTCAGTGTCATATTACATAAGAGGcactattaatattttttaatgatattttactTAATTCGCCTACTTTAGTTATCTAAACTCTGCATTAAAGACAAAATATAGAGTTCGTAAACTCTCCTTAAGAAATACTTGGTATCACTATGAATAAATTTCTGGTTTATGAGCGATCTACACAGTCAGCCAAGTCCAGCCGATCCTAATCTTACTTCATTCGAAAGTATGAACCTTCCAAATAATCGAACAATATGGCATCGCTCACTGTTTCTAATTTCTGACGCTATCTCACGGTTTTCTCGACCAATATTAGACTTGATAACTTCAAGTCAGAATCATTTCTgagctataaaaaaaatctttactgacatcaatttttaattggaaaaattttaaatagagaTTAACAAAGGATCACCGcctcgctgaaaccaaaaattctTCAAACAAAAGTCAATTTCAGCTAACAATAATTCAAAAGTTATGGTTTTGTAACCCAAATTACTTCTCTAGCAACATTTTGAAAAAGGTTTATAAAAGCAACATTCCGAAACCGCACCAGACTTTCTCTCCCTGTCTCTATCATGCAGCAGACACATCACCCTCTTGACTATTAAATACAGGCTTCTCGATCACCATAAAAGGctcgaaaaaaaatatacaatatttcgttcgaaatttcttaaaaaaaaacgaccAGTTTCATTGGCATAACTTGCACATTGgaataattgaataattcaaaaatttttccatGCCTTAAGCGATCCATGGCTTTTGATACTGCAGTTTTAGTACCACTTTTTGTGAGTGCGGAAAAGTTGTCAGTCTCAGAATATTAtctgcgttaaaaaaaaaaataacagcagGTGTCACTATTATCAAAGGTCTAcgggtggccgccgtagccgaatgggttggtgcgtgactaccattcggaattcacacagagaatgtcggctcgaatctcggtgaagcaccaaacttaataaaaacatttttctaatagcggtcgcccctcggcaggctatgacaaacctccgagtgtatttctgccatgaaaaagctgctcataaaaaatatctgccgttcggagtcggtttgaaactgtaggtcgctccaatTAATTACAACGAAAAATATGTAAGGgaatattaaaatgaattttattgagcAGATACGGAGAATCTATTAAGCCCGCATAAATATCAAAGACGAAACACATCAACATAGGGGGCAAGTACAACAATTTGAGAGTATAGAGATCAGAAAACGAAGACGAGTAAAGCCCAATATTGCGAACGATTCAGAAACAATACAAATATTGTGAGTCAAATACACACCCAAGAGATGTAGTAAGCtgttggaaaaaaatcaaaaactttcgCATAATTTTGAGAAATACACGATTACGATCACTCGAACTACGTAAGTTATTCAATTCATGCTGGAGAGTGAATGAATCTTCTGGATATTTAATTTCGTAATAGATCTTCCGATCATTCGCTTATAGAAGAAAATTACACTTGGAAAAACAGGAGGAAATTTCGTTAATCGAGAGAACAAATGTGACGGACCTTGTACACTATCTTGGAGGATACCAGAGGAAGCAAAAAACCAATAAGGCGTTATATTATACCATACAGTCCAAGAACGCAGTGCCTATTATTAACATAGGAATGTACccattttagaaattttgagaGAAAGCCGACACCCTCAAGTTTAGCTACCAATATTGGTTGAGATACCCTATCAAAAGACTGTGCGTTCATTGGGAAAGCTCTTTGGAATGTAACCAAACATCCCTCCGTAAAGGCAGCTAAATCAGTTAAGGAAAGTCTGCCCGGAACAAACCCATTTTGATTTAGATATAACAAATATTCAACTGCAAAGTATATTTTGCCTTTTACTATACCCTTAAACAGCTTAGAAACTGTggttaatttgaaaattggcatataATTCTCAACATCAGTTTTATTGCCACTTTTAAAGGCAGTCGTAATAAAAGCCAATTTCCAGTCATCAAGAAAGACTCCAGCAGAAAGTGGCTTGTGGAAAATGTGTTTCAAAGGCGTAATCAAAGCAGGATAACTTTTCGTTAGAACTACCGATAGGTCATCAACATATGACTTATATGGTTTAGGGGTAGTCAAAGGCCCGAAAaattgatgattttcaataatttcgtttcctaatcaattgctttattttacaatacaaaaataaaaacatagcattaatacaacatgtttcgacttgactttagcaaaatttcaaaaaaaaaaaaaataataataatgatacttgtaaaagttatcgcagtTTGTGTAGAGCCTGTTTTTCCTGAAGTCCCTTGCGGGGATCATCACAAGTCGTTGGATCAATCggataagagaaattagttttattaacagacaatcttgtgcctgatcaaagctttttttccaaaattgacaatatggcggcctgaggaaatattttcaagattttcgagaaaaaaaaacgacaattaattttttgaaaaaattcgaaattttggaaaaaaaaaatccttcggttaggcacgagttttttatgtttttcaaaagcagtataaattttacataaatctaccaagcggtatctgccagtgatcaccagttcaaaaaacatagttgtagtgggaaaaacgcatttaatgtTTTGCTGGAACGCTCCGGTGCGCCCGAGCGCCTTTTGTTAATTGgagaataactcgaaaagtatttgtcggattcacttcaaattttcacacaacatttcgaagatattgtactttaagaaaatgcaaaacaaaaaacgaattttttgaaaattctgactacctctaTACCCTTATACCAACAATGACATCCTCGTCAGTGAAATTTAATTTCCTGAAGTTGATGAACGTATTTAAATTAAACAGGAAATTTTCGTGGGCAAAGTCAAAATCAGTATTACCTGAAATCAGGTCTGAATTCAAATACCAAAATTTAGCAGAAAGGTTAACAGCACACATCCAAGGTGGAATTAGCTGGGATCCCTATAAGATGATATTCTGATATTTATAATTATCATACCGAGTCTTGTGAGACCGGTCGTTTATTCAGAACCATGACTATAGTACTTGTAAAAACTTTCAATTTCTGCTCAAtgacattttttatgagccttgaacataattaaagttttaatttgcTATTTCAAGTGCGCTTCATAACTTTCGAgaactaataaaatattttttttcttttaagaaaaatatgaatatttattttattagtagATATTTTGTTGCATTAGTCAAATATAATCGCTTTATAAAAGTTCACAAAAAGAggtggtctgtaaagtcggtttactgacgatagtttaacgtgacaacgtcataagaaaatactgatgtaatggttgcaattttcaaaacaaaattttaattttatttgtttgatagatattttgtatagatATAGAGAagaaggtaaatggaatcgcaatggaattgatcaagttacaatacatttacacaaacgtgaaaaatgacgaaacatttatcaaattcatgaaagatatgttcaatttctactgtgcatcagacgttaataagtcaacaacacatAGAGGCAACATTATGGATTTGCCTTTTttaagacactttacactcgaaacactccctttcatttcctacttttcctatcatctcctattctcaacagagaaatggttcattaccatgcacacaggaagaaggcatatgctaatacaaatatgtgaatttatatacatatgcgcatataattacatacatatatatgctcacccagatgtcgaacgttgccgaacgcgggggccgattgtgctctttgccgTTCGttcgcgctctcgcttgcagttcatgcaaggtaacgaccatgagcaagataacgacacattttttcgtgcgtgcagccggctaaatcgaattataagactttatcacgtcaaaatgttTACTATTTTCAATGAAGCAAGAAAGTCTTctctaattaaaattaaataagttaaattaaagTGCTTTATTACTTTTGCGATACTTCACTTTAAAGCAATACCTATTTAgtacaaactttaaaaaaaaataaataattggcgcgtacacttctgttaggtgtttggccgagctcctcctccgatttgtggtgtgcgtcttgatgttgttccacaaatggagggacctacagtttcaagccgactccgaacggcagatatatatttttatgaggagctttttcatggcagaattacactcggaggtttgccatttcctgccgaggggcgaccgctattagaaaaatgtttttattacttttgctttcaccgagattcgaaccaacgacctctctgtgaattctgaatggtaatcacgcaccaacccattcggctactttataaaaaaatatctcaacTTACTCGCTTGCCTCACGAACAAAAAACTTACCATTAGAACTTCACAGAAAACAGTTAAGGGTACTTTAACGCTTTTCACTCGAGCGCCGCCGATACAGCGCCAGGCCGATTTCAAGTGTGCACTCGAGCAGCGGACTTCAGCTTTGGCTCTGACCGTCTGGAGTTAGGCTGGAAGTTTCGTATTACTGTGATACATGTTCTGGTAATTCAAGGATGCATCTTGGCTATTGTTTCACTAATATCACACCAAAACTAATTACAGAATGTAGTGTTTATCAAAGTCTGTTGTTTTTgatatataaatgaataaactcgggaaattttaatatttttttaaagtgccTGCAAAAAAACACTTTCCAATGTTGCTTACAaacgagtatataaaaaattcaaccgACATGAAAAATGAAGGCGGTAGGGTCTGAAAGGGTTAAagcaaatttaactaatttatgGGTAAAAACTGAAGAGTTTCGGCATTTCCAAATGTTGATGAAAAATTACACTCTTGAAGTTCCATGACCGAAAAATGTAAGACTTTGTAACTCAGCCATTTCACGGTTTACTTCAAATCTCACCACATtttatcaattaatttttaattgcatttagtaataattttataaactcTTTACATCCTTTGTAGTATTAGTGTATATTTGTgttatttcttatttgtttatttctcattcattttgttgttgctaattagtaattttactttcattctGTTTTTTGTCTTTTCGGTATTAACGCTTTTGTGCTTAAATCTATACTCAACTACGCTGCGCTCTGCTGCTATGGTGAATCTGTGCTAAAAATTAAACTATTAAAAACCGTTACGCAAACCGTTGtatcaaaacaaaattgcttttttttacacAACTCGCCAATGtatgaaatgtattgaatgtaCCGAGACACTTTGTATTCACCACCGCATACACACCACACCACACATCTTCACATTCATTTCCACCCAAATATGTCAACCTATGAAAATACGCCTGCGCATAGTAAGCACCGGCACAACACACAACTCGTACAATCCAAGCGCTCCGATTCCCGATATGAGCGACGCGCATAATGgcgctggtggtggtggtggtggttatAGTGGTGGCGGCTCTGGCGGGCACAGTCTTTATCCCACATTGCCAAACAGCCCACCAGCTGGTGGTCACAATCCCTATGGCGGCTATCAGCCACAACCTGGCGGATATCAACCACCAGCTGGAGGTTACCAGCCCGGCGGCTATCAACCTGGTGGCTATCAGCCTGGTGGCTACAATCCCAATGCAGGCGGTGGTGGTTATGTGCCAAATGCGCCCGGTTATGGTGGCGGCAGCGGCGGTAATGTGCCGCAGAAACCCAAAGACAAGGAAGGCGGCGGTTTCCTTTCGAATTTCTTCTCCAATCCAGCGGTGAGTCAAGCTGTGAGCGGCATTATTGCCGGCCAAATAGCCAAAACCTTGCAAGGCGGCGGCGccggcggtggtggtggtagtGCTAGTGGTGGCACCAACGGCGGCTATCAACCAAGCGGTGGCTACACGCCCAGTGGTGGTTATGGTGGTGGCAGCTCATCAGGTTCCGGCAGTGGCTCATCAGGCAGCAACATACTCGGCGGTCTGCTAGGATCTGTGTTGGGCGGCGGTGGTtccagcggcagcagcagcggcgGTAGTGGCAGTGCTAGTAATTTTCTGGGCAGCTTGCttagtggtggtggtggtggcagcAGCGGTGGTAGTAGTGGTAGCGGCGGTGCTGGCAGCTTTTTGGGCAGCCTACTGGGAGGTGGTGGTAGCAGCGCCAATCGTGGCAGCGGCGGTGGCAGCAATCCACTCAATGAAATTCTGGGCTCTCGTAACTTTGGTGGCCTTTTCAGTGAGAATCCATCGTCGAGTTCCTCTGGATCTGCATCCAGTTCTTCGGGTGCCAAAAGCTATCCCACTCAGCCATCAATGAGCCAGAACTACTATGGCTAATTGCAAAGAGTTGGCAAATTATTTCATATCAAACTTtgagcaaatttattttcaatttttaattttcttataaaaagcacaaatttattttacttctcaCCAAAAAATATACTCCTACTTTAGCTGCGTAAAAATTAAGCaagaaataatgaaaagaaCGAGAGTTAAATGCCGCAGGAACAAACTGATTttactataaaataataaaaaatgataatCAAAAATTTAAGCGTTGCGAGACTATGCGAAATAAGTAATTGTAAAATAAGGcagcataaaaaatgttaacgaAATGTCATTttcgtgtatgtatgtggaaaattaacaaaaactatCCATACAAATATTGGATAACTGAGCGGaaagtaaatacaataaaatcaaaCGCAAAACGTAGTTggtaaaagaatttttatttttctgcgaTATTATTTGGAAGCAGCTGGAATTACTCGCAAAAACGCAAAACAATGAATACaacaataattttatcaatCAATTAGTGTAATAATATGTAGGAAATGTACAtacgaaaatgcgaaaaaagaaaattactttatagaaaaaatcatttgaaatgtaacaaatttttattttaataaatccgATACGAATATAAACGTAATTTATGAGAAGAACTGGTTGTCGAAGGAGTTTTGGAATGTAAATAGCGGAAATCaattaaataaacgaaattataagatatatacatatttaatttactacagctgtgttttctttttcactatGCACAGGAAATTTGGGGAAAAGTaagtatttttgtgttttggctTATAGtggaagtgaagaaaatattttaattatttattttttaaatttatatgaaagataattATAGATGATTGTAGGcatcttctattcgccacttctctgttcTCTATCTGTGGGCCCGTTTCTCAAAACCTGCTTGAGATGGGCGAGGCCATAGGGTAATAGAATACGAAAGCTTTAATGCATTCACAAGTTGTGAGCTCAGAGGATAGCCTCATAAGAGAAGTTTTTCCAAATTTGGAGCAAACCCTCAGCAACGAAGGACGGttggtagtagtagtagtatttattccaaattaagaaaaaacatatttacaataatttaacgaaAATGGCATGAGCCGTCTGGCGATTTATTTTTCGTGCGAAACAATTATTCGGTTTACGGTTTTTAACCAGTTAAACTATTTTATTAGGTAATCTCTAGAGGCATATTTAATGAAACGCAAAAATTTATCACAATGATCATTTTCCCCATTGAGAATCTCAATCAGTTGTGAGtcatttaaggtaaattttccgaaaaaggcTTTTCTACATTCTCTTAATATTGGGCAGCGCGCCAGGAAATGTGATATGTTTTCAAGCTCGCACAAATTACACATTGAGGGAGTGTTATTTTCTGTGTCAAATCTGTTGTTATTTAAAGTTACCATGTCACTTCTAGCACTCATTATCCACATGCTTGATTCTacatcatattttttaaaataaagcagACCTTTTGACCAATCTAATTCCTTATAAAGAGGTTTTCAATTGGcgtgggtcgattttggcgccctgtggcagccattttgttttatt comes from Anastrepha ludens isolate Willacy chromosome 3, idAnaLude1.1, whole genome shotgun sequence and encodes:
- the LOC128856989 gene encoding uncharacterized protein LOC128856989; its protein translation is MRNMRGMSVGTTRSAVGVLLLMCVISSVNSFSKYGRGCNDIGCLPNEECVITSDSCSYTQREGKDCGNYPKCQRKSGSSSASSAPVNPSVSTGTTHNSYNPSAPIPDMSDAHNGAGGGGGGYSGGGSGGHSLYPTLPNSPPAGGHNPYGGYQPQPGGYQPPAGGYQPGGYQPGGYQPGGYNPNAGGGGYVPNAPGYGGGSGGNVPQKPKDKEGGGFLSNFFSNPAVSQAVSGIIAGQIAKTLQGGGAGGGGGSASGGTNGGYQPSGGYTPSGGYGGGSSSGSGSGSSGSNILGGLLGSVLGGGGSSGSSSGGSGSASNFLGSLLSGGGGGSSGGSSGSGGAGSFLGSLLGGGGSSANRGSGGGSNPLNEILGSRNFGGLFSENPSSSSSGSASSSSGAKSYPTQPSMSQNYYG